In Elaeis guineensis isolate ETL-2024a chromosome 1, EG11, whole genome shotgun sequence, a genomic segment contains:
- the LOC105033456 gene encoding uncharacterized protein, giving the protein MTYSASLRGNLPTTLSPYCSSHHYHLTLNQKQRFLVSLKAQKKINCRPLIIRSALKKLQSDVSNGDNGATEPARVLLERLFTKTQKLEEMVNRDSSLSDDAELNMNLEILESDLQAALSVLRKKEEDLQDAERRVLVEQTKLNLTKQDLERQEEEITTAFDKQLQMEEDLKKANSDLASQASQIGDLKLLVEEQGVKIASLQVSLSQKEDLLEKLEKELMMKNEEARTLSSAISSKEQLLYESNEVIRQQETKIEELQQDIKEKEHDLAESLNMTKAEEERIKVLEATLEKQTVEWLQAQKELKELTEQASQSIDDMKESFEDFQRVRSLLAAVRLELISSQEFLASSRRKMEDQAYQFEKLVAEINEQKSVVMSYSENLKVAQIDVENKRSELTAAHAQCKELETQLSVEKENIDCLQQELSRERASLEQKTQKVALLQNELRDKELAYSDTQNLLQVKESELVEASLQIQHLKSEKASVQLILQEKDNDYFNAQKKLAEVNHDIAELKKLINSKEQQLIQTTTRLQEKEEKIQIMQHELDNTKLKYSEATSIVQRIAQLTNKLVISVKDEESCIPTPVDEGGLLGDVGHDPSFRKQKQLETELEMVKESLRQKEMNFLASQKALTSKEEELRAVLKRSDMLEKELTTMKEGLWGDADGLMKLYSLAQERIGGRSMGGLAIERLELEVAQLEAEAAATALQKLADITCQLLKDTDPSMDMGTVILPAEGVEIGGGSGTYPYGRINSLEEAEREVAHLFALTEQLVNEAGISIAEQQHCTDN; this is encoded by the coding sequence CATTATCATCTGACCCTCAACCAGAAGCAGAGATTTCTAGTTTCTCTTAAAGCTCAGAAGAAGATTAACTGCAGACCACTTATAATCAGATCGGCATTAAAGAAGCTACAGTCAGATGTTAGTAATGGTGACAATGGAGCAACAGAACCTGCAAGGGTTCTTCTTGAGAGACTGTTTACAAAGACCCAGAAACTGGAAGAGATGGTGAATAGAGATTCCAGTCTTTCTGATGATGCTGAACTGAACATGAACCTCGAAATCTTGGAATCGGACCTTCAAGCTGCATTGTCAGTCctgaggaagaaggaagaagatctTCAGGATGCTGAGAGGAGAGTATTAGTTGAGCAAACCAAATTAAACCTGACAAAACAGGACTTAGAGAGACAAGAGGAAGAGATTACTACTGCATTTGATAAGCAACTACAAATGGAAGAAGACCTGAAGAAGGCTAACAGTGACCTAGCTTCTCAAGCCAGTCAGATTGGAGATCTAAAACTGTTGGTTGAGGAACAAGGGGTGAAAATTGCCAGTTTACAAGTTTCACTTTCTCAGAAGGAAGATTTATTGGAAAAACTTGAAAAggaattgatgatgaaaaatgagGAGGCAAGAACTCTAAGTTCAGCAATTAGCTCCAAAGAACAGCTCTTATACGAATCCAATGAAGTCATCAGGCAGCAAGAAACAAAAATTGAAGAGCTTCAacaagacattaaagaaaaagaacATGATTTAGCTGAGTCACTTAACATGACGAAAGCTGAAGAAGAGAGGATAAAAGTTTTGGAGGCAACCCTTGAAAAGCAGACGGTTGAATGGCTACAAGCACAAAAAGAATTGAAGGAACTGACagagcaagcttctcagagcaTTGATGATATGAAGGAGTCTTTTGAGGATTTCCAAAGAGTTAGATCACTTCTCGCTGCTGTAAGACTTGAATTGATATCTTCACAAGAATTTCTTGCTTCCTCTCGCAGAAAAATGGAGGATCAAGCGTATCAGTTTGAGAAACTAGTGGCAGAAATAAATGAACAGAAATCTGTAGTGATGTCATACTCCGAGAATTTGAAAGTTGCTCAAATCGATGTTGAGAACAAGAGATCTGAGTTAACAGCTGCACATGCTCAGTGCAAGGAACTGGAAACACAATTGTCAGTAGAGAAAGAAAATATAGACTGCTTGCAACAGGAGTTGAGCAGAGAAAGAGCTTCCTTGGAACAAAAAACCCAAAAGGTAGCCTTGCTCCAAAATGAGCTCCGAGACAAAGAATTGGCATATAGTGATACTCAAAATCTTCTTCAGGTGAAAGAGTCTGAACTGGTGGAGGCCAGCCTTCAAATCCAACATTTGAAATCTGAGAAGGCTTCTGTTCAGCTCATCTTGCAAGAAAAAGATAATGATTATTTCAATGCTCAGAAGAAGTTAGCTGAGGTTAATCATGATATTGCAGAGTTGAAAAAGTTAATAAACAGCAAAGAACAGCAGCTAATCCAAACCACAACAAGATTAcaggagaaggaagagaaaatTCAAATAATGCAACATGAATTAGATAACACAAAGCTCAAGTACTCAGAAGCTACATCAATTGTACAACGAATAGCCCAACTCACAAATAAGCTGGTTATTTCTGTGAAAGATGAAGAGAGCTGCATTCCCACTCCTGTGGATGAGGGAGGTCTGCTTGGTGATGTGGGGCATGATCCTAGTTTCAGGAAGCAGAAACAGCTTGAGACCGAGCTTGAGATGGTGAAGGAATCACTGAGACAAAAGGAGATGAACTTCCTTGCTTCTCAGAAGGCTTTGACTAGTAAGGAGGAAGAGCTCAGAGCAGTTCTGAAAAGGTCAGATATGCTGGAAAAAGAACTAACGACAATGAAAGAAGGGTTATGGGGAGATGCTGATGGGCTAATGAAACTTTATAGCCTTGCCCAGGAGAGAATTGGGGGCAGAAGTATGGGGGGCTTGGCAATTGAAAGGCTTGAGCTTGAGGTTGCCCAGCTGGAAGCTGAAGCTGCAGCCACTGCTCTCCAGAAGCTTGCAGATATAACCTGTCAGCTCTTGAAAGACACTGACCCAAGTATGGACATGGGCACTGTTATACTGCCAGCAGAAGGTGTGGAGATTGGTGGTGGTTCTGGTACATACCCATATGGAAGAATTAACAGTCTTGAGGAGGCTGAGAGGGAGGTTGCCCATCTTTTTGCTTTGACAGAGCAACTTGTGAACGAGGCTGGAATTAGCATCGCTGAACAGCAGCATTGCACAGACAACTGA